In the Chroococcidiopsis sp. SAG 2025 genome, one interval contains:
- a CDS encoding tetratricopeptide repeat protein, whose translation MQSNVSSQSQEIVKTEYKAGLATFERGQYRQAVQHLEKASALSNRNSRQGGEVQLWLVNAYEAAGQRQEAIALCEQLKRHPHYEINKQGRRLLYILQAPQLQRPAEWMTQIPDLGAISDNESQIKLSIKSDNRKRSPQPEPTREIEDLSKINTKDNRFIIVALFAIALTLGALIWWGL comes from the coding sequence ATGCAATCAAACGTGAGTTCCCAATCCCAAGAAATTGTCAAGACTGAGTACAAAGCAGGGTTAGCAACTTTTGAGCGGGGACAGTACCGCCAAGCCGTACAACACTTAGAAAAGGCTAGCGCTTTATCTAACCGTAATAGTCGCCAGGGTGGTGAAGTGCAGCTATGGCTAGTCAATGCTTACGAAGCTGCCGGACAAAGACAAGAGGCGATCGCTTTATGCGAACAGCTCAAACGCCACCCCCACTATGAAATTAATAAGCAAGGACGGCGGTTACTGTATATTCTGCAAGCACCACAATTGCAACGCCCCGCCGAATGGATGACTCAAATCCCCGATCTGGGCGCAATATCAGATAATGAGTCGCAAATAAAACTGAGCATCAAGAGCGATAATCGCAAGCGATCGCCCCAGCCAGAACCAACACGCGAAATCGAAGACCTGAGCAAAATCAACACGAAAGATAATCGTTTTATCATTGTTGCCCTATTCGCGATCGCCCTAACCCTTGGTGCATTGATTTGGTGGGGACTATAG
- the argB gene encoding acetylglutamate kinase gives MSNESEYIRETEATRVRILSEALPYIQKFAGRVVVVKYGGAAMKESSLKDKVIRDIVFLTSVGVRLVVVHGGGPEINSWLDKLGIEPQFKHGLRVTDAPTMDVVEMVLVGRVNKELVSLINRAGGSAIGLCGKDANLIKARPEGREGIGFVGEVTSMDVRLLNSLLKEGYIPVVSSVAADENGQAYNINADTVAGELAAALGAEKLILLTDTAGILKDYKDPSTLLPRLDIQEARDLIAAGVVGGGMIPKVKCCVRSLAQGVRAAHIIDGRIPHALLLEVFTDVGIGSMIVASEYTY, from the coding sequence ATGAGCAACGAGAGCGAGTACATTAGAGAAACTGAAGCCACGCGGGTAAGAATTCTCAGCGAAGCACTACCCTACATTCAAAAATTTGCCGGACGAGTCGTCGTCGTCAAGTATGGCGGCGCAGCGATGAAAGAAAGCTCCCTAAAAGATAAAGTTATTCGCGATATCGTGTTTTTAACTTCTGTGGGAGTGCGCCTTGTCGTAGTTCACGGCGGGGGTCCAGAAATTAATAGTTGGTTAGATAAACTCGGCATTGAACCGCAATTCAAGCACGGACTGCGGGTAACGGATGCGCCGACAATGGACGTGGTAGAAATGGTGTTAGTTGGCAGGGTGAACAAGGAATTAGTTTCTCTGATCAACCGTGCTGGTGGTTCTGCAATTGGGCTATGCGGTAAAGATGCTAATTTAATTAAAGCCCGTCCTGAAGGTCGTGAGGGGATTGGCTTCGTAGGAGAAGTTACGAGTATGGATGTGCGGCTGTTAAATTCCCTACTCAAAGAAGGTTATATCCCGGTCGTATCCAGCGTAGCAGCAGACGAAAACGGACAGGCATACAACATTAATGCCGATACTGTAGCGGGGGAACTCGCCGCAGCCCTGGGAGCAGAAAAATTGATTTTATTGACAGATACAGCCGGAATTCTCAAGGACTACAAAGATCCTTCAACGCTACTACCTAGATTGGATATTCAAGAGGCGCGAGATTTAATCGCTGCTGGTGTTGTCGGCGGCGGGATGATTCCCAAAGTTAAATGCTGCGTGCGATCGCTCGCCCAAGGAGTACGTGCAGCTCACATTATCGATGGTCGCATCCCCCACGCCCTTCTACTAGAAGTATTCACCGACGTAGGTATCGGTTCGATGATCGTTGCTTCCGAATATACTTACTAA
- a CDS encoding Hsp20/alpha crystallin family protein yields the protein MVLVRWNPWQEMNTLQRQIDRLFEDSLASNSVANGNIVKMPAAEISETEDAVYLKLEVPGMEAKDLDVQVTEAAVYVSGDRKSETKQEENGKTRSEFYYGKFQRVIPLPARIQNTNVTAEYKDGILNLTLPKTTAEKNKVVKVNLEG from the coding sequence ATGGTATTAGTTCGCTGGAATCCTTGGCAAGAAATGAATACTCTGCAACGTCAAATCGATCGCTTATTTGAAGATTCATTGGCATCTAATTCTGTAGCGAATGGTAACATCGTTAAAATGCCAGCCGCAGAAATTTCTGAAACTGAAGATGCCGTCTACCTCAAACTAGAAGTACCTGGAATGGAAGCGAAAGATTTAGACGTGCAAGTTACAGAAGCTGCTGTTTACGTTAGTGGCGATCGCAAGTCTGAAACTAAGCAGGAAGAAAACGGCAAGACTCGCAGCGAATTTTACTACGGTAAGTTTCAGCGTGTCATTCCTTTGCCAGCACGGATTCAAAACACCAACGTTACTGCAGAATATAAAGATGGAATTTTGAATTTGACTCTCCCTAAGACTACGGCAGAAAAAAATAAAGTTGTCAAAGTTAATTTAGAGGGATAA
- a CDS encoding nuclear transport factor 2 family protein, translating into MTSEIADRFMQTLQQIEASGDVEPLVEMFAEDAAATNLAMVEPLKGKDGVRRFWQKYLSVFDRIHSDFTHITADNNTAVMEWQSQGTLSNGEDVRYRGVSIIEIDNGLVQAFRTYYDSAVFLPTGAKQAQG; encoded by the coding sequence ATGACGAGTGAAATTGCCGATCGCTTCATGCAGACGCTTCAGCAAATCGAAGCTAGTGGCGATGTAGAACCATTAGTTGAAATGTTTGCCGAGGATGCAGCAGCGACTAACCTAGCAATGGTAGAACCACTCAAGGGAAAGGATGGCGTGCGGCGATTTTGGCAAAAGTATCTCTCAGTGTTCGATCGCATCCACTCTGATTTCACCCATATCACCGCAGATAACAACACTGCGGTTATGGAGTGGCAATCGCAAGGGACTTTATCCAATGGTGAAGACGTACGCTATAGAGGTGTCAGCATTATTGAAATTGACAATGGATTAGTACAAGCCTTCCGCACCTACTACGATTCAGCCGTATTTCTGCCTACAGGTGCAAAGCAAGCACAGGGATAA
- a CDS encoding PD-(D/E)XK nuclease family protein: protein MPSEIQLLPSIHAKSVRENGKQYYLSTNGDRLPSVSTILNATKPQADRDRLFNWKQRVGVETANQISSTASRRGTQTHKYIQRYLQGEDISCSEASRPYWESIAPVLQEIDVVRLIEGAVFHSDLKYAGIVDCVASYRGVPCVCEWKTADRPKRTLERLFDYPLQLAAYLGAVNHYYRDYGIQLNRALIVVAIPQTPAEVFWFEPEAIASYWQQWQQRVTSYWQLMRK from the coding sequence ATGCCATCTGAGATTCAGCTGTTACCTAGCATTCATGCCAAATCCGTGCGCGAGAATGGCAAGCAATATTACTTAAGTACAAATGGCGATCGCCTTCCTAGTGTCTCTACCATCCTCAACGCCACAAAACCTCAAGCAGATCGAGATAGACTATTCAACTGGAAACAGCGTGTTGGTGTAGAAACCGCAAATCAAATCTCCTCCACCGCCAGCCGTCGCGGTACGCAAACGCACAAATACATTCAGCGTTACTTGCAGGGTGAAGATATATCTTGTTCTGAAGCCAGCCGTCCTTACTGGGAGAGTATCGCACCAGTCTTGCAAGAAATTGATGTCGTCAGATTAATTGAAGGTGCAGTTTTTCACTCAGATTTGAAATATGCTGGAATTGTAGACTGCGTTGCCAGTTATCGAGGTGTACCTTGTGTCTGTGAATGGAAAACAGCAGATCGACCAAAAAGAACCCTCGAACGGCTATTTGATTATCCTTTGCAACTAGCAGCTTATTTAGGTGCAGTCAATCACTATTATCGCGACTATGGAATTCAGTTGAATCGCGCCTTAATTGTTGTCGCAATTCCCCAAACGCCAGCAGAAGTCTTTTGGTTTGAACCAGAAGCGATCGCGTCTTATTGGCAACAATGGCAACAGCGCGTTACTTCCTATTGGCAACTAATGAGAAAATGA
- a CDS encoding DoxX family protein: MNSSTSQPNRRKEIFRGILAVATIIVGTTHFLKPLEYAKIVPPQLPNPVELVYISGFFEILGGIGLLIPFISVAAAWGLIILFIAVFPANIYLATHSDIVIEGIPHSPIMYWVRLPLQAVLIAWAWWYTRKPEAQPGAKSFVSGTEKLVSRD, from the coding sequence ATGAACTCAAGTACTAGTCAGCCTAATCGACGCAAAGAAATTTTCCGAGGAATTCTGGCTGTAGCAACTATTATTGTAGGAACGACTCATTTTCTCAAACCATTAGAATACGCTAAGATTGTTCCGCCGCAACTGCCTAATCCCGTCGAACTAGTTTATATCAGCGGTTTTTTTGAAATTTTGGGTGGCATTGGTTTGTTGATTCCCTTTATTAGCGTTGCTGCGGCTTGGGGACTGATAATTTTATTTATTGCCGTTTTTCCCGCCAACATTTATTTGGCAACTCACAGCGATATTGTCATTGAAGGCATTCCTCATAGTCCAATTATGTATTGGGTGAGGCTGCCGTTACAAGCAGTTTTAATTGCTTGGGCATGGTGGTATACTCGTAAACCAGAAGCGCAACCAGGAGCGAAAAGTTTTGTCTCTGGTACAGAAAAGTTAGTGAGTCGCGATTAA
- a CDS encoding tetratricopeptide repeat protein: MGRSIEANQNNFATEVIERSQQQLVLVDFFAQWCGPCQVLKPILEKLVEEYSFTLAKVDIDKNPELAQAYRVEGVPDVKIFSQGQMQLGFVGVLPEAQIRELLAQYGLKSTLDTEIEAIQLDRAAGNIETAKQRFRELIELYPQNPKLAIAAAEFLIGIGSLESAEKLLAAVPSGSREYDAKVRTLRELMQWQHQAAQLVPETDLDRQYLQAAQLTLKGDYESALSILLAMVERDRKYQNDAARKAMITIFGLLEDDHPLTKDYRKQLTFVLY; this comes from the coding sequence ATGGGACGATCGATTGAAGCAAATCAAAATAATTTTGCCACTGAGGTTATCGAGCGATCGCAACAACAACTCGTTTTAGTCGATTTTTTTGCTCAATGGTGCGGTCCTTGTCAGGTTCTCAAACCAATTCTCGAAAAACTTGTAGAAGAATATAGCTTTACCCTGGCTAAAGTCGATATCGACAAAAACCCGGAACTGGCGCAGGCGTATCGCGTGGAAGGGGTTCCCGATGTCAAAATTTTTAGTCAAGGACAAATGCAGCTAGGATTTGTCGGCGTGCTACCAGAGGCACAAATTCGGGAATTACTAGCTCAATATGGCTTAAAATCTACTTTAGATACCGAAATAGAAGCAATCCAACTCGATCGCGCTGCTGGTAATATTGAAACAGCCAAGCAACGCTTCCGCGAGCTGATCGAACTCTATCCTCAAAATCCCAAATTAGCGATCGCTGCCGCAGAGTTTTTAATTGGAATTGGTAGTTTAGAATCGGCAGAAAAATTGCTTGCAGCAGTACCTTCTGGTAGTCGAGAATACGATGCTAAAGTACGAACGCTGCGAGAGTTGATGCAGTGGCAGCATCAAGCAGCACAGCTCGTACCAGAAACAGATTTAGACCGACAATATTTGCAAGCAGCTCAATTAACTCTTAAGGGGGATTACGAATCAGCACTATCTATTCTATTGGCAATGGTAGAGCGCGATCGCAAGTATCAAAATGATGCCGCTCGCAAAGCGATGATAACGATTTTTGGCTTACTAGAAGACGACCATCCCTTAACTAAGGACTATCGCAAGCAATTAACTTTTGTCCTGTACTAA
- a CDS encoding DUF952 domain-containing protein yields the protein MSVQADTTAPQLILHITQRSQWEQARREGTYRGDTLDTEGFIHCSTPAQIVKVANKFFFQHQELIVLCIDSRRVLVEIKYEESEPEEQYPHIYGSLNIDAVIQVIEFARGANGKFEFPPQLVGFT from the coding sequence ATGTCAGTTCAGGCAGATACGACTGCTCCACAACTTATCTTGCACATCACGCAGCGATCGCAATGGGAACAAGCACGGAGAGAAGGAACATATCGAGGTGACACGCTCGATACTGAAGGGTTTATTCACTGCTCTACGCCAGCCCAAATTGTTAAAGTAGCCAATAAGTTTTTCTTTCAGCATCAAGAATTAATCGTTCTTTGTATCGATTCTCGGCGCGTGCTAGTTGAGATTAAATATGAAGAATCGGAACCCGAAGAGCAATATCCTCATATTTACGGTTCGCTCAATATAGATGCTGTAATTCAGGTAATCGAGTTTGCACGAGGCGCAAATGGCAAATTTGAATTTCCGCCACAACTTGTGGGATTTACTTGA
- a CDS encoding queuosine salvage family protein has translation MSLGILDRVRAAAQEVAARANYVRIDESSIPAYVASLPIEQASSPKLDPRYHYLGDPREIVAYILTLNAINFGSGYFPHLQKRPRLSGYFTIATCLKERFETRGAFRARELCRLTPEDCANIFAQNLNKPPIRELMGLFASAWNELGRHLLDRYEGDFVGLVNAADSSAERLVELLAKMPHFQDIQTYNNVEVPFYKRAQITAADLSIALGNQSFGFFNDLPRLTIFADNLIPHVLRVDNVLQYEQSLAAKIDAEELIAAGTEEEIEIRACTIHAAELIVAQLRRLGHKVSALKLDYFLWNRGQQPEYKSRPRHRTRTIFY, from the coding sequence ATGAGTTTAGGTATACTAGATCGAGTCCGTGCAGCCGCGCAAGAAGTCGCTGCTAGGGCAAATTACGTCCGCATTGACGAGTCAAGTATTCCAGCCTATGTTGCTTCTTTGCCCATAGAACAGGCTAGTTCGCCCAAACTCGATCCCCGCTATCATTATCTTGGCGATCCGCGAGAAATAGTCGCTTATATTCTCACGCTCAATGCGATCAACTTTGGGTCTGGCTACTTTCCCCACCTACAAAAACGTCCTCGTCTCTCGGGATACTTTACCATTGCCACCTGTTTGAAAGAGCGGTTTGAAACTCGTGGTGCTTTTAGAGCGCGAGAACTTTGTCGCCTAACGCCGGAAGATTGTGCGAATATTTTCGCACAAAATCTCAATAAACCACCAATTCGAGAGTTGATGGGGTTATTTGCCTCAGCCTGGAATGAATTAGGACGACATCTACTCGATCGCTATGAAGGAGATTTTGTAGGATTAGTCAATGCGGCTGACTCATCAGCCGAGCGTTTAGTAGAATTGTTGGCAAAAATGCCTCATTTTCAAGATATACAAACATATAACAATGTAGAAGTTCCATTTTACAAACGCGCTCAAATAACCGCTGCCGATTTATCAATTGCACTAGGAAATCAAAGTTTTGGTTTTTTCAACGACTTACCACGATTGACAATTTTTGCTGACAATCTCATTCCTCACGTTTTGCGTGTCGATAATGTTTTACAATACGAGCAAAGTTTGGCTGCAAAAATCGATGCCGAAGAATTAATTGCTGCGGGAACTGAGGAAGAAATTGAGATCCGTGCCTGTACTATTCACGCTGCGGAGTTGATAGTCGCACAGTTGCGCCGCTTAGGGCATAAAGTTTCTGCCTTAAAATTAGACTATTTCCTATGGAATCGCGGACAGCAACCTGAATACAAATCACGTCCGCGCCACCGAACCCGTACGATATTTTATTAA
- a CDS encoding CopG family transcriptional regulator — MAKDSKQWITFKVSELEMQALETYCHQTQRTKTDLLREMIRKLPTYSEDSQTE, encoded by the coding sequence GTGGCTAAGGATTCAAAGCAGTGGATCACATTCAAAGTTTCGGAGCTAGAAATGCAAGCGCTCGAAACATATTGTCATCAAACTCAGAGAACAAAAACTGACTTGCTGCGGGAGATGATCCGCAAGCTACCTACATATTCAGAGGACAGTCAAACCGAGTGA